A single genomic interval of Oryza sativa Japonica Group chromosome 7, ASM3414082v1 harbors:
- the LOC4343216 gene encoding serine/threonine-protein kinase STY17 isoform X2, with amino-acid sequence MASGAESCGSRGGESPPPPRTRGASAGGRRRKAEAYREVLRRIRGGGGALDDDELWAHFYSLPARYALDVNVERVDDVLLHKRLLDQAREPMNGLVFDVRRSQAATLDGSTEVEQSTSFKHEVQDPQCSSFTSRDQRCFHEIIFACDDKPKLLSQLTALLGELGLNIQEAHAFSTSDGYSLDIFVVDGWSHEVDVLRDALRRGVEKIKYKAWPLVQSMPTRTGHELMEDSPPADFVQIPADATDVWEVDPRLLKFERKLASGSFGDLYHGTYCSQDVAIKVLKPERVSVDMLREFAQEVYIMKKVRHKNVVQFIGACTRPPILCIVTEFMRGGSIFDFLYNFRGTFQLPDVLRIASDVSKGMNYLHQINIVHRDLKTANLLMDDQVVKVADFGVARVKDQSGVMTAETGTYRWMAPEVIEHLPYDQRADVFSFGIVIWELLTGKLPYEDMTPLQAAVAVVQKDLRPIIPADTHPMLAGLLQKCWQKDPALRPTFSEILDILNSIKEAVRSSGHQKRHSGRSYSRQRRSG; translated from the exons ATGGCCAGCGGCGCCGAGTCGTGCGGCAGCCGCGGGGGGgagtcgccaccaccgccgcggacGCGGGGGGCGTCGGCGGGGGGCAGGCGGCGGAAGGCGGAAGCCTACCGCGAGGTTCTCCGCCGGAtccgcgggggcggcggcgcgctcgacgacgacgagctctgGGCCCACTTCTACAGCCTCCCCGCCAG GTATGCTTTGGATGTGAATGTCGAGCGGGTTGATGATGTTCTACTGCACAAGAGGTTGCTTGACCAGGCCCGTGAACCAATGAATGGGCTGGTCTTCGATGTTCGTCGTTCGCAG GCTGCTACTCTGGATGGAAGCACTGAAGTTGAGCAATCAACTTCCTTTAAGCATGAAGTACAAGATCCTCAGTGCTCATCGTTCACATCGAGAGACCAAAG GTGTTTCCATGAAATTATATTTGCATGTGACGATAAGCCTAAGCTTCTTAGCCAG CTAACCGCTCTACTTGGGGAACTTGGCCTTAACATCCAAGAAGCACATGCATTTTCGACGAGTGATGGCTATTCTCTTGACATCTTTGTTGTCGATGGCTGGAGTCATGAG GTCGATGTTCTACGAGATGCATTAAGGAGAGGAGTTGAAAAGATAAAG TACAAAGCATGGCCATTGGTTCAGTCCATGCCTACTAGGACAGGTCACGAGCTAATGGAGGATTCTCCTCCAGCTGATTTTGTCCAGATTCCAGCTGATGCAACTGATGTTTGGGAAGTTGATCCAAGGCTTCTAAAATTTGAACGAAAATTAGCATCTGGATCATTTGGTGATCT ATACCATGGGACATACTGTAGTCAAGATGTAGCAATCAAAGTACTCAAGCCTGAGCGGGTCAGCGTTGATATGCTGCGTGAGTTTGCACAGGAAGTATATATAATGAA AAAGGTTCGTCACAAGAATGTTGTGCAATTTATTGGTGCATGCACCAGACCACCTATTTTGTGTATAGTTACAG AGTTCATGCGTGGAGGAAGTATTTTCGACTTTCTTTACAATTTTAGAGGAACTTTTCAGCTCCCTGATGTGTTAAGAATTGCCTCTGATGTATCCAAGGGGATGAACTACCTGCATCAAATTAACATTGTCCACAGGGACTTAAAGACTGCTAATCTTCTTATGGATGACCAG GTTGTCAAGGTTGCAGACTTTGGAGTAGCCAGAGTTAAAGACCAGTCAGGAGTTATGACTGCAGAAACAGGAACCTATAGATGGATGGCTCCTGAG GTCATCGAGCACTTGCCCTACGATCAGAGAGCAGATGTTTTCAGTTTCGGGATAGTTATTTGGGAGCTGCTGACTGGAAAG CTTCCTTATGAAGATATGACGCCTCTTCAAGCAGCCGTTGCCGTTGTCCAAAAG GATCTGAGACCTATCATTCCTGCTGATACTCATCCTATGCTTGCTGGTCTACTTCAGAAATGCTGGCAGAAAGATCCAGCTCTAAGACCAACTTTTTCAGAGATTCTTGATATACTAAATTCTATAAAGGAG GCTGTTCGAAGTTCTGGACATCAGAAGAGACACTCAGGTCGATCTTATTCCAGGCAGAGACGAAGCGGTTGA
- the LOC4343216 gene encoding serine/threonine-protein kinase STY17 isoform X1 — protein sequence MASGAESCGSRGGESPPPPRTRGASAGGRRRKAEAYREVLRRIRGGGGALDDDELWAHFYSLPARYALDVNVERVDDVLLHKRLLDQAREPMNGLVFDVRRSQAATLDGSTEVEQSTSFKHEVQDPQCSSFTSRDQRCFHEIIFACDDKPKLLSQLTALLGELGLNIQEAHAFSTSDGYSLDIFVVDGWSHEVDVLRDALRRGVEKIKYKAWPLVQSMPTRTGHELMEDSPPADFVQIPADATDVWEVDPRLLKFERKLASGSFGDLYHGTYCSQDVAIKVLKPERVSVDMLREFAQEVYIMKKVRHKNVVQFIGACTRPPILCIVTEFMRGGSIFDFLYNFRGTFQLPDVLRIASDVSKGMNYLHQINIVHRDLKTANLLMDDQVVKVADFGVARVKDQSGVMTAETGTYRWMAPEVIEHLPYDQRADVFSFGIVIWELLTGKLPYEDMTPLQAAVAVVQKDLRPIIPADTHPMLAGLLQKCWQKDPALRPTFSEILDILNSIKEQAVRSSGHQKRHSGRSYSRQRRSG from the exons ATGGCCAGCGGCGCCGAGTCGTGCGGCAGCCGCGGGGGGgagtcgccaccaccgccgcggacGCGGGGGGCGTCGGCGGGGGGCAGGCGGCGGAAGGCGGAAGCCTACCGCGAGGTTCTCCGCCGGAtccgcgggggcggcggcgcgctcgacgacgacgagctctgGGCCCACTTCTACAGCCTCCCCGCCAG GTATGCTTTGGATGTGAATGTCGAGCGGGTTGATGATGTTCTACTGCACAAGAGGTTGCTTGACCAGGCCCGTGAACCAATGAATGGGCTGGTCTTCGATGTTCGTCGTTCGCAG GCTGCTACTCTGGATGGAAGCACTGAAGTTGAGCAATCAACTTCCTTTAAGCATGAAGTACAAGATCCTCAGTGCTCATCGTTCACATCGAGAGACCAAAG GTGTTTCCATGAAATTATATTTGCATGTGACGATAAGCCTAAGCTTCTTAGCCAG CTAACCGCTCTACTTGGGGAACTTGGCCTTAACATCCAAGAAGCACATGCATTTTCGACGAGTGATGGCTATTCTCTTGACATCTTTGTTGTCGATGGCTGGAGTCATGAG GTCGATGTTCTACGAGATGCATTAAGGAGAGGAGTTGAAAAGATAAAG TACAAAGCATGGCCATTGGTTCAGTCCATGCCTACTAGGACAGGTCACGAGCTAATGGAGGATTCTCCTCCAGCTGATTTTGTCCAGATTCCAGCTGATGCAACTGATGTTTGGGAAGTTGATCCAAGGCTTCTAAAATTTGAACGAAAATTAGCATCTGGATCATTTGGTGATCT ATACCATGGGACATACTGTAGTCAAGATGTAGCAATCAAAGTACTCAAGCCTGAGCGGGTCAGCGTTGATATGCTGCGTGAGTTTGCACAGGAAGTATATATAATGAA AAAGGTTCGTCACAAGAATGTTGTGCAATTTATTGGTGCATGCACCAGACCACCTATTTTGTGTATAGTTACAG AGTTCATGCGTGGAGGAAGTATTTTCGACTTTCTTTACAATTTTAGAGGAACTTTTCAGCTCCCTGATGTGTTAAGAATTGCCTCTGATGTATCCAAGGGGATGAACTACCTGCATCAAATTAACATTGTCCACAGGGACTTAAAGACTGCTAATCTTCTTATGGATGACCAG GTTGTCAAGGTTGCAGACTTTGGAGTAGCCAGAGTTAAAGACCAGTCAGGAGTTATGACTGCAGAAACAGGAACCTATAGATGGATGGCTCCTGAG GTCATCGAGCACTTGCCCTACGATCAGAGAGCAGATGTTTTCAGTTTCGGGATAGTTATTTGGGAGCTGCTGACTGGAAAG CTTCCTTATGAAGATATGACGCCTCTTCAAGCAGCCGTTGCCGTTGTCCAAAAG GATCTGAGACCTATCATTCCTGCTGATACTCATCCTATGCTTGCTGGTCTACTTCAGAAATGCTGGCAGAAAGATCCAGCTCTAAGACCAACTTTTTCAGAGATTCTTGATATACTAAATTCTATAAAGGAG CAGGCTGTTCGAAGTTCTGGACATCAGAAGAGACACTCAGGTCGATCTTATTCCAGGCAGAGACGAAGCGGTTGA